The nucleotide window CATTAATTCTAGATGTTGCCCGTCAAGCTAGCGCAAACCCAAATCTCAATGTATCTGTTATTGAAGGCATTAAACCCACTGCACCAAAAGTAGAGAAACCTACGAAAAAACAAAGTGCGGTCGGTTTTTCGGAAGAAAAAAACACCAGTAAAACACCTTACAATTCCAACCTAAATACCAAATTAGTTTTCGAAAATTTTGTTGAGGGGAAATCCAACCAACTGGCGCGCGCAGTGGCGCAAAAGGTCGCAGATAATCCCGGCGAACAAACCGCTAATCCGCTCTTTTTATATGGCGGTACAGGCTTAGGTAAAACCCACTTATTGCATGCTATCGGCAACGGTATTATTGCCAACAATCCGGAGGCGCGCGTGGTGTATATTCATTCTGAGCGCTTCGTTCAACAGGTTGTGGCTTATATTCGCGATAACAAAATGGAAGAGTTTAAAAAATTCTACCGATCTTTAGATGCGTTGTTAGTGGATGATATTCAATTTTTCAGCGATAAAGAAAAAACCCAAGAAGAATTTTTCCATATTTTCAATACCTTATTTGAACGTGGTCGCCAAATCATTTTGACTTCAGACCGTTATCCACGAGAAATTGAAAAAATTGAAGAACGCCTAAAATCTCGTTTTGGCTGGGGACTGACAACCGCCATTGAACCGCCTGATCTTGAAACCCGTGTTGCCATTTTGATGAAAAAAGCGGAAGAAAATAACGTGAATTTACCCCACGATGTGGCGTTTTTCATCGGTCAAAAATTACGCACCAATGTGCGAGAATTGGAAGGCGCCTTAAATCGAGTGAAAGCCATGCAGGAATTTAAAGGTGAACCGATTACTATCGATTTTGTGCGTGAAACCCTGAAAGATATGTTGGCACTGCAAGATAAGTTAGTCACGGTTGACAATATTCAAAAAGTGGTGGCGGAATACTACCGCATTAAAGTCTCCGATTTAAAATCAAAAAACCGCTCCCGCTCAGTGGCTCGTCCGCGCCAAGTGGCAATGGCGTTAGCAAAAGAATTGACCAACCGCAGCCTGCCGGAAATCGGTAAGTCTTTCGGGGATCGCGATCATACGACAGTATTACACGCGTGTCGTAAAGTCGTTGAATTACGGGAATCCGAGCTGGATATCCAAGAAGATTGGGCTAATTTAATTCGAATTTTATCCGTATAGGAGTCACCAAATGCAATTTATTATTTCCCGCGAAAATTTATTGAAACCGTTGCAACAAGTGTGTGGCGTATTAAATAGTCGCCCGAATATTCCCGTGTTAAATAACGTCTTATTACACATTGAGAATCATCAATTAACCATTACCGGCACGGATTTAGAAGTGGAGCTTTCCACCAAAACACCATTGCTTCATGCCGAACAAGATGGCAAATTCACCATGCCGGCAAAGAAATTCTTAGATATTTGCCGTAGTTTGCCGGAGAATGCGGAAATTACCGTCACATTTGAAGAAGATCGCGCCATTGTGCGTTCTGATCGCAGTAAGTT belongs to Aggregatibacter sp. 2125159857 and includes:
- the dnaA gene encoding chromosomal replication initiator protein DnaA; amino-acid sequence: MENRSDALWQSCLLQIQDKIPADDFKIWLYPLQAEATAESLLLYASNAFVQKWVIDNYLPLILDVARQASANPNLNVSVIEGIKPTAPKVEKPTKKQSAVGFSEEKNTSKTPYNSNLNTKLVFENFVEGKSNQLARAVAQKVADNPGEQTANPLFLYGGTGLGKTHLLHAIGNGIIANNPEARVVYIHSERFVQQVVAYIRDNKMEEFKKFYRSLDALLVDDIQFFSDKEKTQEEFFHIFNTLFERGRQIILTSDRYPREIEKIEERLKSRFGWGLTTAIEPPDLETRVAILMKKAEENNVNLPHDVAFFIGQKLRTNVRELEGALNRVKAMQEFKGEPITIDFVRETLKDMLALQDKLVTVDNIQKVVAEYYRIKVSDLKSKNRSRSVARPRQVAMALAKELTNRSLPEIGKSFGDRDHTTVLHACRKVVELRESELDIQEDWANLIRILSV